AATCATCTCCTATAAAGGCCGTATTCTGCCAGTCCAGAGAGAGAGATTCCAATATTTCGTTAACTACAGAAACCTTATCCTTAACACCCTGAAAGAGAAAATCAATATCAAGATCCTGACAACGCCTTTTTAAAGCATGTGAATTTCTGCCTGTAATTACTGCTGTTTTAATATCTGTAAAGCGTAATAATGATAACCCCAAACCGTCTGATACAGCAAATGCTTTTGACTCCCATCCTTTCTCCGTATAAATAACTTTGCCATCAGATAGTACTCCGTCACAGTCCATGATCAATAACTTTATATTTTCGGTTTTATTCATCTAAGACCTCTCTACAAGTTCCAGCAGTCCATCAAGGATTTGAGATAAGAGTTCAAGCTTGATCATACTCATCCCGTCACTTAAAGCTTCTGCCGGCTCAGGATGGGTCTCTAAAAAAAGGCCATCCACCATCCCGGTTGCCAATCCTGCTTTTGCCATCATAGGTGCCAGTTCGGGAGTACCTCCGGATACTTTAGATATGGAAGGCATCTGTAAGCTATGGGTTATATCAAACACAACCGGATAACCAAGTTGTTTCATGATCGGAAAAGAGCGAAAATCTACTACCAGATTATGATACCCAAAAAAAGTTCCTCGTTCTGTGAGTAAAATCTGGGAGTTATTCTCAGCTAAGATTTTTTCTGTCACTGAACTCATGTCTTCTGGCGCCATAAATTGTCCCTTTTTAATATTAACGATTCTGTTTGTTCTTGCTGCTGCTTTTAAGAGAAACGTCTGACGAGAAAGAAATGCTGGAATTTGTATAATATCTGCTACCTCAGCTGTGATATCTGCTTCTTCTGCTTCGTGAATATCAGTCAATATAGGAATATCAAGAGCATGTTTGATTCTTGATAGTATTTTTAGCCCCTCCTCTTGACCCAAACCACTGAATGATGACTCTGATGTTCTGTTAGCTTTGAGATAAGAGGATTTATAAATAAACGTTAGTCCTCGCTGAGAAGTGAGTTCAGTCAGTTTCTCTGCGACCCGCATAGTTATGTCATAATTCTCGATTACACAAGGACCGGCAATAAGAAAGAAAGGCCTACTGTGAAGAATCTTGTTGTATAATTTCATTTAATCCTCTCTTTGGCAATATTCTTGCATCAATATATACTAAGCAATATCCTTTTGTCAATCATTTATTTCAATTTCTTTGCTATCAATCTGACTGATCAGTTTATTACTGCAACTTAGACAAGTATTGGCTTAAAACAAAATCTTTTCTCTGAACTTTGACAGGGAATGATAGAATAGTGTAGCATATTTATTACACTAATGTCACTATTATATTAATGGTAAGGTTGTTATTCGTTTTCTGTACTTTATAGTCTACCTATCAAAGTATTCGACGAGACAGAATAATTCATCAATTTAGACTGTTTAGCAGCGATGTACAGTTTTTTAAGGATCAAATAAAGCATGATTTGTGCATTAATTAATAGTTCGAGCAATAAAATACTTGACAAAGAGAAATGCAATGGTTTTGTTACTATTAGATGGTTGATGTAATTTTTTTATTTTTTTCAGTGCTCTTGAATAGAGTTTTTACTTATGAAATGTTGATCTATATATTAACATCTGCACCGCTTCTTGCTTTATTCTCAATATATAGCAAACTGCTATTCAGAAAAACAACCGCATTTAAAAATATAAGAATTAGCAATAGAGTAGAGAGAATTTATAGTAAATAGATAGAAAATTATTAAGGAGAGAGTTATGAAAACTATCTTAAGAAGTATGTTTTTAGTTTCTGTCATTTTTCTGATCGTCACTGCTTCTTGGGCTTATGAAGTCCGTTTTGGTGAACGACCGGAGATTGATGTAACTAGAATCCCCGATGATGCGGTATATCACACCCATATTCGCATCAAATTTGAAAGAGATTTAACCGAATATCTTGATAACAATCCTGTCGGTTATGACGATCAGGGTTATGTAATGTTTAAACTCCCTGAGATTGATGAATTGAACCATTATTATTCTGTCAAAGAAGTGAGTCTTCTTTTCGATAGTCCTGCCTTTGATGAAAAGCACCGTGATCGGCGTCGTGCCTGGGGTTTTCATCTTTGGTATGAATTACGCTTTCCTGATTACCATGATATCAGAGAGATAGTCTTAGCTTATGATAAGCTCGATATTATTGCTGTATCAGAACCAGAATATATAAAAGTTCTATTCGATGATACGATCCGAGAAGATTATCTTACTCGTTGGACTCCTGATGATCCTCGCTTTGACGAACAGTGGCATTATCATAACACCGGACAGCAGAATGGAACTCCGGGAGCAGATATTAGTCTGGTAGATGCCTGGGATATTGAGAAGGGAAACCCCGATGTAATAGTCGCCATCATTGATGATGGTATTCAATATACTCATCCAGATTTAGCAGGAAATATGTGGCCTGATTTGGGATACAACTTTGCTCAAGGAACTTCTACTATCAATCCCGGAAATCATGGTACACACGTAGCCGGAACTGTAGCAGCCGTTAACGATAATAATGTTGGAGTATCGGGTGTAGCTGGAGGGTCTGGTGCCAATGATGGTGTTCGTTTAATGTCTTGTCAGGTGTTTTCTTCAGGTGGTAATGGTGGTTTCCATCTTGCTCCGATCTATGCTGCCGACAATGGTG
The sequence above is a segment of the Candidatus Cloacimonadota bacterium genome. Coding sequences within it:
- a CDS encoding HAD hydrolase family protein, which encodes MNKTENIKLLIMDCDGVLSDGKVIYTEKGWESKAFAVSDGLGLSLLRFTDIKTAVITGRNSHALKRRCQDLDIDFLFQGVKDKVSVVNEILESLSLDWQNTAFIGDDWNDFHLLKKVALSGTPQQAPKEIKEIVDFISQHRGGDGAVREFIEYILHGQGIFDNVIKKFLDYTKEEGNQN
- the kdsA gene encoding 3-deoxy-8-phosphooctulonate synthase, giving the protein MKLYNKILHSRPFFLIAGPCVIENYDITMRVAEKLTELTSQRGLTFIYKSSYLKANRTSESSFSGLGQEEGLKILSRIKHALDIPILTDIHEAEEADITAEVADIIQIPAFLSRQTFLLKAAARTNRIVNIKKGQFMAPEDMSSVTEKILAENNSQILLTERGTFFGYHNLVVDFRSFPIMKQLGYPVVFDITHSLQMPSISKVSGGTPELAPMMAKAGLATGMVDGLFLETHPEPAEALSDGMSMIKLELLSQILDGLLELVERS